A stretch of the Malus domestica chromosome 08, GDT2T_hap1 genome encodes the following:
- the LOC114826595 gene encoding uncharacterized protein: MAHTWREPTRGQSLRSQISLTMTSSLASNTVFHMERGSAPHDVVKAQLALKPAPFKSNRIPLAFHRSSHTTGAPEKKKSNLVDRSEYSYSPYYLRKTTEKENMGSQGSQGGGGGCSRKPRFLCLHGFRTNGEIMRKQVGKWPESVLENFDMVYLDAPFPAQGKSEVEGIFDPPYYEWFQFNKEFSEYTNFDKCLEYIEDYMVKQGPFDGLVGFSQGAVISAGLPGLQAKGVALTKVPKIKFLIIIGGAKFKSPAVAEDAYSSPIQCPSLHFLGEMDFLKPYGLELLEHCADASVIHHPKGHTVPRLDEKGLETMMSFIDNIQKILAEKDQH; the protein is encoded by the exons ATGGCGCACACATGGAGAGAACCCACGCGGGGTCAAAGCTTGCGTTCTCAAATTTCCCTGACGATGACGTCATCCCTCGCATCAAACACCGTTTTTCACATGGAACGAGGGAGCGCCCCACACGACGTCGTCAAGGCCCAACTCGCCCTCAAACCTGCACCTTTTAAATCCAACCGAATTCCACTCGCATTCCATCGCTCCTCCCACACTACCGGAGCTCccgagaagaagaagagcaacCTCGTCGACCGATCGGAATATTCTTATTCTCCTTATTATCTCCGAAAAACAACAGAAAAAGAGAACATGGGAAGCCAAGGAAGCCAAGGAGGCGGCGGCGGGTGTTCGAGGAAACCCAGGTTTCTGTGCCTCCATGGGTTCCGAACGAACGGAGAAATCATGAGGAAACAAGTGGGAAAGTGGCCGGAATCGGTGCTGGAGAATTTCGACATGGTTTATCTCGATGCGCCCTTTCCGGCCCAAGGTAAATCCGAAGTTGAAGGCATTTTCGATCCTCCTTATTACGAGTGGTTCCAATTCAacaag GAATTTTCAGAGTACACAAACTTTGATAAGTGTCTGGAATACATAGAGGATTACATGGTTAAACAGGGGCCGTTCGATGGCCTTGTTGGTTTTTCCCAG GGAGCAGTAATATCGGCTGGGCTGCCGGGGCTGCAAGCGAAG GGTGTGGCATTGactaaagttcccaaaattaaATTCCTGATAATAATTGGAGGAGCAAAATTCAAGTCACCGGCAGTGGCTGAGGATGCTTATTCCTCTCCCATTCAGTGCCCCTCCCTTCACTTTTTAg GAGAGATGGACTTCTTGAAGCCGTACGGGCTTGAACTGTTGGAACATTGTGCAGATGCTTCGGTGATTCATCATCCGAAAGGCCACACTGTTCCGAGACTTGACGAAAAGGGTTTAGAGACGATGATGAGCTTCATTGACAACATTCAAAAGATATTGGCAGAGAAAGACCAACACTAG